From the Oryzias latipes chromosome 22, ASM223467v1 genome, one window contains:
- the LOC101169828 gene encoding gastrula zinc finger protein XlCGF49.1-like produces the protein MSSEETAMFRLMSHEDEAAVGGQQLDGPPKTVKKAHVCQQCGKNFSQLGGLKCHLRIHSGEKPFPCDQCGKQFRTRGQLKSHLRTHTGERPYTCQVCQRSYKELGHLRRHQSIHTSEEPFVCRVCRRNFRLADSLKRHEKIHQREKLYIWSRKQRMQLLNNHWPQ, from the exons ATGTCTTCTGAGGAG ACAGCGATGTTCAGACTCATGAGTCATGAAGATGAAGCAGCAGTCGGAGGCCAACAGCTGGATGGACCGCCGAAGACTGTGAAGAAAGCTCACGTGTGTCAGCAGTGTGGGAAGAATTTCAGCCAATTAGGAGGCTTGAAATGTCACCTACGCATCCACAGCGGGGAAAAGCCTTTTCCCTGTGACCAGTGTGGGAAGCAGTTCAGGACTAGGGGGCAACTGAAAAGCCATCTGCGCACCCACACAGGTGAACGGCCTTACACCTGTCAGGTCTGTCAGAGGAGCTACAAGGAATTGGGGCACCTGAGGCGTCACCAGAGCATCCACACGTCGGAGGAGCCGTTTGTGTGCCGGGTGTGCAGGAGGAATTTCAGGCTAGCAGACTCTCTGAAGCGTCACGAGAAGATTCACCAGAGAGAAAAGCTTTACATCTGGAGCAGAAAGCAGAGGATGCAGCTGCTGAACAACCACTGGCCTCAATAA